One segment of Erigeron canadensis isolate Cc75 chromosome 2, C_canadensis_v1, whole genome shotgun sequence DNA contains the following:
- the LOC122589984 gene encoding pentatricopeptide repeat-containing protein At1g51965, mitochondrial yields MLCYYTTMNYIRPLLIRRGYATRYSGRVVTELDNGRSFTVELKAPTIQQVDHRGYPLPRRDLICKIINILHSKSSQNPFLELSDYLETLTLTLTLPEASEVLRSLNSTSLALQFFRFCPSSIPKFHHDCFTYNRILLILSNSSLPDRVDSVRRIVNEMDRQRVRGNISTVNLLIGVFSGGEDLERCLRLVKQWELKMNRYTYKCLLQAHLRSRDSNKGFQVYQEMKRKGYLPDIFSYNMLLDALAKDEKVDEANKVFEEMKRKHIEPDEYTYTIMIRMKGKLGKTDDAISMFQEMLSKNLALNLIAYNTMIQVLAMNRMVDRVVYLFSKMVENDCRPNEFTYSVILNVLVSEGQLGRLDEVVEISKKYMNKGIYAYLVRTLSKLGHSSEAHRLFCYMWNYHDKGDRDAYLSMLESLCNEGKLIEAIDLLSKVHEKGIISDTIMYNTVFTALGKSKQISHLLDLYEKMKQDGPLPDIFTYNILISSFGRGGRVDEALKIFDELETSDCKPDIVSYNSLINCLGKNGDVDEAHMRFKEMEEKGLNPDVVTYSTLIECFGKSDRVDMACRLFDEMLSNGCCPNIVTYNILLDCLERSGRTAEAVDLYAKLKEQGLTPDSITYSILERLQSGSHKKFRSRRQNPITGWVVSPLR; encoded by the exons ATGCTGTGTTATTATACAACCATGAACTATATTCGTCCCCTTTTAATCCGCCGTGGCTACGCCACCAGGTACAGCGGCCGAGTAGTAACCGAACTAGATAATGGCCGTTCCTTCACCGTCGAACTCAAAGCCCCAACCATCCAACAAGTTGACCATAGAGGCTACCCTCTCCCCCGCCGTGACCTTATTTGCAAAATCATCAACATTCTCCactccaaatcatcccaaaaccCATTTCTCGAACTTTCCGATTATCTTGAAACCCTAACCTTAACCCTGACCCTCCCCGAAGCTTCCGAAGTCCTTAGATCCCTTAATTCCACCTCACTCGCACTTCAATTCTTTCGGTTTTGCCCGTCTTCGATTCCTAAGTTCCATCATGATTGTTTTACTTATAACCGCATTCTTTTGATCTTATCCAATTCGTCGTTGCCTGACCGGGTTGATTCCGTTCGGAGGATTGTTAATGAGATGGATCGCCAGCGTGTGCGTGGCAATATCTCTACGGTTAATCTATTGATTGGTGTTTTTAGTGGTGGTGAAGATTTGGAGAGGTGTTTGAGATTGGTCAAACAATGGGAGCTTAAGATGAATAGGTATACATATAAATGCCTTCTTCAAGCTCATTTACGGTCTCGTGATTCGAATAAGGGGTTTCAAGTTTATCAAGAAATGAAAAGGAAAGGTTATCTACCCGATATCTTTTCTTATAACATGTTGCTTGATGCTCTTGCCAAAGACGAAAAG GTTGATGAGGCGAATAAGGTATTTGAAGAAATGAAGAGGAAGCATATTGAGCCTGATGAGTATACATACACTATTATGATTAGAATGAAAGGAAAGCTTGGGAAGACCGATGATGCGATATCAATGTTTCAAGAAATGTTGTCGAAAAATCTAGCTCTGAATTTGATTGCATACAATACTATGATACAGGTTCTTGCTATGAATCGAATGGTAGATAGAGTTGTATATCTTTTTTCAAAAATGGTTGAAAATGATTGTCGCCCGAATGAGTTTACATATAGTGTTATTCTGAATGTATTGGTTTCTGAAGGGCAGCTTGGTAGACTTGATGAAGTTGTGGAGATATCAAAAAAGTACATGAACAAGGGAATATATGCATATCTTGTGCGGACACTTAGTAAGTTAGGGCATTCCAGTGAGGCTCATCGTTTATTTTGTTACATGTGGAATTACCATGATAAGGGTGATAGAGATGCTTATTTATCCATGTTAGAAAGTTTATGCAACGAGGGTAAACTAATTGAAGCTATTGATTTATTAAGTAAGGTTCATGAAAAGGGGATAATTTCTGATACCATTATGTATAACACCGTGTTCACTGCACTGGggaaatcaaaacaaatatcTCATCTTCTTGATTTATACGAGAAGATGAAACAAGATGGCCCTTTACCGGATATATTCACTTACAATATATTAATTTCTAGCTTTGGTAGAGGTGGGAGAGTCGACGAGGCTCTGAAGATCTTTGATGAGCTGGAAACTAGTGATTGTAAGCCTGATATTGTATCGTATAATTCTTTAATAAATTGTTTAGGGAAAAATGGGGATGTTGATGAAGCTCACATGAGATTTAAAGAGATGGAAGAAAAGGGTTTAAATCCTGATGTTGTAACATATAGTACGCTTATAGAGTGTTTTGGGAAGTCGGATAGAGTTGATATGGCTTGTAGATTGTTTGACGAAATGCTTTCCAATGGCTGTTGCCCGAATATTGTCAcgtataatatattattagattgCCTCGAGAGAAGTGGAAGAACTGCCGAAGCTGTTGATTTATATGCA